The following proteins are co-located in the Candidatus Methanogranum gryphiswaldense genome:
- a CDS encoding type I restriction enzyme HsdR N-terminal domain-containing protein gives MPEFLTVGFIHLYNSSFFMSCSFEDKLNTLIAQIPARKNVIKTEEATKTGLIMPFLTALGYDCTNPLEVCPEYIADFGVKKGEKIDYAILKDNKPIIFIECKSIGFDLDDKKFGSQLYRYFSTSNTKIGILTNGIEYRFFSDIKTENKMDTTPFLIINLENINERQIKALSKFSRDEFNIESLLPSAEDMMIRNEIMKAIESELNNPSKEFEDILIVKVYEGRITPNVRQRYSPIIKDAIKTYISEKVTSRLMTAMDHEKESNLPVEPESVVEEDSIVTTEDEKEGYMMVRAICAQLIDPGRVYMRDAKSYCAILFDDNNRKPICRLYFNSPTIRYISTFEGEIENKVKIEKTMDIYKMQENIVATVKKYLEKQL, from the coding sequence ATGCCCGAATTTTTGACAGTTGGCTTTATACATTTATATAACTCTTCGTTTTTCATGTCGTGCAGTTTCGAAGATAAACTTAACACCCTCATTGCTCAGATACCTGCCAGAAAAAATGTTATCAAGACAGAAGAGGCTACTAAAACAGGTCTTATAATGCCTTTTTTAACGGCACTCGGATATGACTGCACAAATCCTTTGGAGGTTTGTCCAGAATATATTGCTGATTTTGGTGTTAAAAAAGGAGAAAAAATAGATTATGCGATATTAAAAGATAACAAACCTATAATATTTATTGAGTGTAAAAGTATTGGATTTGATTTGGATGATAAAAAATTCGGTTCTCAATTGTATCGTTATTTTTCAACATCCAACACTAAGATAGGAATACTTACCAATGGTATTGAATATCGGTTCTTCTCAGATATCAAAACAGAGAACAAAATGGACACTACACCTTTCTTGATAATTAATCTTGAAAATATCAATGAGCGTCAGATCAAAGCTCTTTCTAAATTCTCACGTGATGAATTCAATATTGAAAGTCTTTTGCCGTCAGCCGAGGACATGATGATACGTAATGAAATCATGAAAGCAATAGAATCTGAATTGAATAATCCTTCAAAAGAATTTGAAGATATATTGATCGTAAAGGTCTATGAAGGTCGTATCACTCCCAATGTAAGACAAAGATATTCGCCGATTATTAAAGATGCAATTAAAACCTACATAAGCGAAAAAGTTACTTCTAGACTTATGACTGCTATGGATCATGAAAAAGAAAGCAATCTTCCTGTTGAACCTGAATCGGTAGTAGAAGAGGACAGTATTGTAACAACAGAAGATGAAAAGGAAGGTTATATGATGGTCCGTGCAATTTGTGCGCAATTAATTGATCCTGGCCGCGTTTATATGAGGGACGCGAAAAGCTATTGTGCCATTCTTTTTGATGATAACAACAGAAAACCAATATGTAGACTTTATTTCAACTCCCCTACAATCAGATATATTTCCACATTCGAGGGAGAAATCGAAAATAAGGTCAAAATAGAAAAAACAATGGACATATACAAGATGCAAGAAAATATTGTTGCAACTGTCAAGAAATATCTTGAGAAACAACTATAA
- a CDS encoding aldehyde dehydrogenase family protein, with protein sequence MAIDVFNPASNEKIGEVEEFTEDEVGSTIERLQDGFSEWSKRRPASRGMVLYKAAEIIRTDQNRLASILTSEQGKPYFEARNEIQGVAAVLEFYASIAGTVCGHTTPKSDYGYAFTNKYPMGVCGAIIPWNMPALIMAWKIGPAIASGNTVIVKPAETTPLTNIEIAKALYSAGLPEDVLAVATGSGNITGAAIARNRNIRHLSFTGSVETGERISKMVDAGKIRLTLELGGSDPMIVCDDADIDKAVAGAVTGRFYNCGQICTAVKRLFVADKVADAFIDRLKTATEQLRIGDGAVEGTNLGPLNNIKGLNNIDCIVKDSICSAKVITGAKKLNGPGNFYAPTLITDLEPDSRLLTEEVFGPVLPIVRFENLDEAIGMANSTRFGLGASIWTNDIRSASKAIDEIRSGILWVNRHSRIPPEVPFGGDKNSGIGRENGLNALEQYLIEKTVIIAP encoded by the coding sequence ATGGCAATAGATGTTTTTAATCCCGCAAGTAACGAGAAGATCGGAGAGGTCGAGGAGTTCACAGAAGATGAGGTCGGAAGCACGATAGAGAGGCTTCAAGACGGATTTTCCGAATGGTCAAAGAGAAGACCAGCATCTAGAGGCATGGTACTTTACAAAGCGGCAGAGATCATAAGAACGGACCAGAACAGACTCGCATCGATCCTGACATCAGAGCAGGGAAAACCATATTTTGAGGCGAGGAATGAGATCCAGGGCGTTGCTGCGGTCTTAGAATTCTATGCATCTATCGCAGGAACGGTATGTGGGCATACCACGCCGAAGTCGGATTATGGATATGCTTTCACAAATAAGTACCCCATGGGAGTATGCGGCGCGATCATCCCGTGGAATATGCCGGCACTTATAATGGCCTGGAAGATAGGGCCCGCGATCGCATCTGGCAACACGGTCATAGTAAAACCCGCGGAGACGACCCCGTTAACAAATATCGAAATTGCAAAGGCGTTATATTCCGCTGGTCTTCCTGAGGATGTCCTCGCGGTCGCTACTGGAAGCGGCAATATAACAGGTGCTGCCATCGCAAGGAACAGAAACATCCGGCACCTGTCCTTCACAGGATCCGTTGAGACCGGAGAAAGGATCTCAAAGATGGTCGATGCAGGCAAGATCAGGTTGACACTTGAGCTCGGGGGAAGTGACCCGATGATAGTATGTGACGATGCCGATATCGACAAAGCGGTGGCAGGCGCGGTCACTGGTAGATTCTACAACTGCGGTCAGATATGTACGGCGGTCAAGAGGCTTTTTGTAGCAGATAAAGTGGCGGATGCATTCATTGATAGGTTGAAGACCGCGACGGAGCAACTCAGGATAGGAGATGGGGCTGTTGAAGGCACGAATCTCGGTCCGCTGAACAATATCAAAGGACTGAACAACATAGATTGCATCGTCAAAGACAGCATATGCTCAGCAAAGGTTATAACTGGAGCTAAAAAACTCAACGGTCCGGGTAATTTCTATGCTCCAACATTGATAACGGATCTTGAACCGGATTCGAGGCTTTTGACCGAAGAGGTCTTCGGTCCCGTACTTCCTATCGTAAGGTTCGAAAACCTGGATGAAGCAATAGGGATGGCAAATTCCACAAGATTCGGCCTCGGTGCTTCGATATGGACGAACGACATAAGGAGTGCATCCAAGGCGATAGACGAGATAAGATCAGGGATACTATGGGTGAATAGGCATTCGAGGATCCCGCCCGAGGTACCATTTGGAGGCGACAAGAACAGTGGTATTGGCCGTGAGAACGGCCTCAATGCATTGGAACAGTATCTTATCGAGAAGACAGTCATCATTGCGCCATGA
- the pyrG gene encoding CTP synthase (glutamine hydrolyzing), producing MKLIFVSGGVISGLGKGITASSIGRLLKARGLNVSAIKIDPYLNIDAGTMNPFEHGEVYVLNDGGEVDLDLGNYERFMDLELNSNHNITTGKIYRTVIENERRGDYLGKTVQIIPHITNEIKRRITTVARESGADVIIIELGGTVGDMESMPFLEAARQLGRDFGREENVMFVHTTLIPIMGSVGEEKTKPTQHSVKELMSIGIRPDIIVGRCSEPISDAAKAKIAMFCDVDEKAVISAPDARSIYEVPLTLEKQGVADYIIDKMKLVPLTTKRNMKDWEKFLNNVLEPKKEICIALVGKYTALADSYLSHLEAFTHAGAKQSCKIKIKFIDSDDLINKDPKSLLMDVHGIIVPGGFGIRGVEGKILATKYARENNIPFLGICLGFQIATIEISRHMLNLKDANSTEFDPETTNPVIFIMHEQEAVKTMGATMRLGAQSVKVLKSSKAFDLYKSTDISERHRHRYEVNPAYIERLEAAGWKFTGRSDDGSRMEIGELEGHPYFVASQFHPEFKSRPLSPSPLHQGLVNAAIQYMENKH from the coding sequence ATGAAACTAATTTTTGTCAGCGGTGGAGTTATATCGGGACTAGGTAAAGGGATCACTGCATCCTCTATTGGACGCCTTCTTAAGGCACGCGGGCTCAACGTGTCCGCAATAAAGATCGACCCGTATCTCAACATCGATGCGGGAACTATGAACCCCTTTGAACACGGAGAAGTATATGTTCTCAACGATGGGGGAGAGGTCGATCTGGACCTGGGAAATTATGAAAGATTTATGGACCTGGAGCTCAACAGTAACCATAACATAACTACTGGCAAAATATACAGAACGGTAATTGAGAATGAAAGGCGCGGGGATTATCTCGGAAAGACCGTTCAGATCATTCCTCATATAACGAACGAAATAAAGAGACGCATAACGACGGTAGCAAGGGAATCTGGCGCAGATGTGATCATCATCGAACTCGGAGGGACTGTAGGAGATATGGAGTCCATGCCTTTCCTCGAAGCTGCCAGACAACTCGGTAGGGATTTCGGAAGAGAAGAGAATGTGATGTTCGTCCACACTACGCTCATACCGATCATGGGTTCCGTCGGGGAAGAGAAGACCAAACCGACACAGCACTCGGTGAAAGAACTGATGAGCATCGGAATAAGACCAGATATCATTGTTGGCCGCTGTTCAGAACCCATCAGCGATGCTGCAAAGGCAAAGATCGCAATGTTCTGCGATGTCGATGAAAAGGCGGTAATATCTGCACCAGATGCCCGCTCGATATATGAAGTTCCACTGACACTTGAAAAACAAGGTGTCGCCGATTACATAATTGACAAAATGAAACTCGTCCCTTTGACCACTAAGAGGAACATGAAAGATTGGGAAAAATTCCTCAATAACGTACTGGAACCCAAGAAGGAGATCTGCATAGCATTGGTAGGAAAATATACTGCTCTGGCAGACTCTTACCTCAGTCATCTCGAAGCTTTCACACATGCAGGTGCGAAGCAAAGTTGCAAGATCAAAATCAAATTCATCGACAGCGACGATCTCATAAACAAAGATCCTAAATCACTCCTGATGGATGTGCACGGCATCATCGTTCCAGGTGGGTTTGGTATCAGGGGTGTAGAGGGAAAGATCCTTGCCACAAAATATGCACGCGAAAACAACATCCCCTTCCTTGGAATATGTCTGGGATTCCAGATCGCTACAATAGAGATAAGCAGACATATGTTGAACCTTAAGGATGCGAACAGTACGGAGTTCGATCCGGAAACCACCAATCCTGTTATTTTCATCATGCATGAACAAGAGGCCGTCAAAACAATGGGGGCCACAATGCGTCTTGGTGCACAATCTGTGAAGGTCTTAAAATCCTCAAAAGCATTCGACCTCTACAAAAGCACCGATATATCGGAAAGACACAGACACAGATATGAGGTCAACCCTGCATACATAGAGCGTTTGGAAGCAGCAGGATGGAAATTCACAGGAAGATCGGATGACGGCTCCAGAATGGAGATAGGAGAACTGGAGGGACATCCCTACTTTGTTGCTTCACAATTCCATCCGGAATTCAAATCCAGGCCTCTAAGTCCTTCACCATTGCACCAGGGACTAGTGAATGCAGCCATACAATACATGGAGAACAAGCACTAA
- a CDS encoding cupin domain-containing protein, translating to MKVDTNNIDPSFQNTKDIDGYYYTANDGSQMAFWTCYSDRESKKHCHQFDEYTLVITGQYTVCLEDGQEIVLNPGDEYFTPANTVQWGRCIANTRTIHAFGGKRV from the coding sequence ATGAAGGTTGATACAAACAATATCGATCCTTCATTTCAGAATACTAAAGATATCGATGGATATTACTATACCGCGAATGATGGAAGTCAGATGGCATTTTGGACTTGTTACTCCGATAGAGAGTCAAAAAAACACTGCCATCAATTTGATGAGTATACCCTTGTGATCACAGGACAATATACAGTCTGTCTTGAGGATGGACAGGAGATCGTTCTGAATCCTGGAGATGAGTATTTTACACCTGCTAATACAGTACAATGGGGAAGATGTATTGCTAATACGAGAACCATTCACGCATTTGGTGGAAAAAGGGTATAA
- a CDS encoding elongation factor EF-2 — MGRKEDNMKKAQEIMKTPEYIRNLGTAAHIDHGKTTFSDNLIAGAGMMSSELAGEQRVLDYDEQEAARGITINAACASMVHHIDNKDYLINLIDTPGHVDFGGDVTRAMRALDGVYILCCAVEGIMPQTETVIRQALKERVRPMLFINKVDRMIVEQQVTKEMMIEKFSKLVHEFNVKIMNILPAPLNKQWQVSIQGGTVAFGSAYNNWAISAPYMQKHGISFSDIFEYCSREGGQKELAKKIPLHEVVLEMAIRHVPNPVDAQKLRIPVIWKGDLDSKIGKQMLSCDPKGDVAMMITKIIMDPHAGEVAIGRLFSGAIKKGQTLYIAGFPTPQRVQTVAMMVGADRITIEEAEAGNIVAVTGLKDAISGSTVSSLQDMEPFERMTHYSEPVVTKAIEAKNMKDLPKLVEVLRTIAKADPSLNIEINNETGEHLLSGMGELHLEITEYRIINEQKVDIISSPPIVVYQESIKGKNPSEFEGKSPNKHNKFYFLVEPLESSIRAAISKGEIDPDAKIKDPKALAKHLFELGLPVDEGKVVAFKNTNVLIDCTKGIQYLHETMELIKQSFEEAMMKGPLAGEKVAGVKVKLMDAKLHEDTIHRGPAQVIPAVRDGIYGAMCLAGRVILEPMQHVFISVPPDFMGSAVNMINQRRGTILEMGQDGADSTVSAECPVADMFGFASDIRGSTQGRALWSTENAGFKQVPPELQKKIVADIRTRKGLNPEPYDAGYYSGL, encoded by the coding sequence ATGGGCCGTAAAGAAGACAACATGAAAAAAGCGCAGGAAATCATGAAAACTCCTGAGTACATCAGGAATCTTGGTACCGCAGCGCATATCGATCACGGGAAGACAACATTCTCTGATAACCTGATCGCAGGTGCAGGAATGATGTCCTCTGAGCTCGCAGGAGAGCAGCGTGTTCTAGACTACGATGAGCAGGAAGCAGCGAGAGGTATAACCATCAATGCCGCATGTGCATCAATGGTCCATCACATCGACAATAAAGATTATCTTATCAATCTTATTGATACGCCAGGTCACGTTGACTTCGGCGGAGATGTTACAAGAGCAATGAGGGCTCTGGACGGAGTATATATTCTCTGTTGTGCGGTCGAAGGCATCATGCCTCAGACCGAGACCGTCATCAGGCAGGCGCTCAAAGAGCGTGTAAGGCCTATGCTGTTCATCAACAAGGTTGACAGGATGATAGTCGAGCAACAGGTGACCAAAGAGATGATGATCGAGAAGTTCTCGAAGCTTGTACATGAATTCAATGTGAAGATCATGAACATACTTCCTGCACCACTCAACAAACAGTGGCAGGTCAGCATCCAGGGCGGAACCGTTGCATTCGGATCCGCTTACAACAATTGGGCCATATCTGCACCATACATGCAGAAACACGGGATATCGTTCAGCGATATATTCGAGTACTGCTCCAGAGAGGGCGGCCAGAAAGAGCTCGCCAAGAAGATCCCGTTGCACGAGGTCGTTCTTGAGATGGCAATCCGTCATGTTCCGAACCCTGTCGATGCGCAGAAACTCCGTATACCAGTCATATGGAAGGGGGATCTCGACTCGAAGATAGGAAAACAGATGCTTTCATGTGACCCTAAGGGAGATGTCGCAATGATGATCACAAAGATCATCATGGACCCTCACGCAGGAGAGGTTGCCATTGGAAGACTGTTCTCTGGTGCAATCAAGAAGGGACAGACACTTTACATAGCTGGATTCCCAACACCACAGAGGGTACAGACCGTCGCGATGATGGTTGGAGCAGATAGAATAACGATCGAAGAGGCCGAAGCAGGAAACATTGTTGCGGTCACAGGATTGAAGGATGCAATCTCAGGATCAACTGTATCGTCGCTTCAAGACATGGAGCCATTCGAGAGAATGACCCACTATTCTGAGCCTGTAGTCACAAAAGCTATTGAGGCCAAGAATATGAAGGACCTTCCCAAATTGGTAGAGGTTCTCAGGACAATTGCAAAAGCAGACCCTTCGTTGAACATTGAGATCAACAATGAGACTGGTGAGCACTTGCTTTCAGGAATGGGAGAGCTTCACCTTGAGATCACTGAATATCGTATCATCAACGAACAAAAGGTGGATATAATCTCATCACCTCCGATCGTGGTGTATCAAGAGTCCATAAAGGGAAAGAACCCATCTGAGTTTGAAGGTAAATCACCTAACAAACACAACAAGTTCTATTTCCTTGTTGAGCCTCTTGAGAGCTCAATAAGAGCAGCCATTAGCAAAGGGGAGATCGATCCAGATGCAAAAATCAAGGATCCAAAAGCACTCGCAAAGCATCTTTTCGAGTTGGGTCTTCCTGTTGATGAGGGAAAAGTCGTTGCATTCAAGAACACCAATGTCCTTATCGACTGCACAAAGGGTATCCAGTATCTTCACGAGACAATGGAACTCATAAAGCAGTCCTTTGAAGAGGCAATGATGAAAGGACCTCTTGCAGGTGAAAAAGTAGCAGGGGTCAAGGTCAAACTCATGGATGCTAAGCTTCACGAGGATACGATCCACAGGGGTCCCGCACAGGTGATTCCCGCAGTGAGGGACGGTATATATGGAGCCATGTGCCTGGCAGGAAGAGTAATTCTTGAGCCTATGCAGCATGTTTTCATCAGTGTACCTCCTGATTTTATGGGATCGGCGGTCAATATGATCAACCAGCGCCGCGGAACCATCCTTGAGATGGGCCAGGACGGAGCGGACTCTACGGTTTCCGCCGAGTGTCCTGTAGCGGACATGTTCGGATTTGCATCTGATATACGTGGATCAACACAGGGTCGTGCACTCTGGTCCACTGAGAACGCTGGATTCAAGCAGGTCCCGCCTGAGTTGCAGAAGAAAATCGTTGCGGACATTAGGACCCGTAAGGGATTGAACCCTGAACCGTACGATGCAGGCTACTACTCAGGTCTGTAA
- a CDS encoding translation initiation factor IF-2 subunit beta yields the protein MTSDDNYFTLLDRAKSVLPETIVNHERFVLPELDIIQEGKITIFRNFIDVTDKLRRDPQHVLQFLLKELGTPGNLEGRRVIFKAKINPQNINDKIQSYTETYVICSECGLPDTKVVKEDRTLILECEACGARRSINVKKTARVESPNTLKVGDIIELLITDVGKKGDGVGKFMDYLVIVPGTSKGNAVHTKITNISAKTAFGTVTTEAATR from the coding sequence ATGACATCAGATGACAATTACTTTACACTGCTCGACAGAGCAAAAAGCGTACTACCAGAAACTATCGTGAACCACGAAAGGTTCGTACTTCCCGAACTTGATATAATCCAAGAAGGAAAGATAACGATATTCAGGAACTTCATCGATGTCACCGACAAACTGAGAAGGGACCCACAGCATGTGCTTCAATTCCTCCTCAAAGAACTTGGAACCCCTGGAAATCTGGAAGGTCGCAGGGTCATATTCAAAGCCAAGATCAACCCTCAAAACATTAACGATAAGATCCAATCATACACCGAGACATATGTCATCTGCTCGGAATGCGGACTTCCCGACACAAAGGTTGTCAAAGAGGACAGGACACTCATTCTCGAATGCGAAGCATGTGGTGCACGCAGATCGATTAATGTCAAAAAGACAGCTAGAGTAGAAAGCCCTAACACCCTGAAAGTGGGAGATATTATCGAATTGCTCATAACGGATGTTGGAAAGAAAGGAGATGGCGTAGGTAAGTTCATGGATTACCTTGTCATTGTACCAGGAACATCGAAAGGAAATGCGGTACATACCAAAATTACAAACATCTCCGCCAAAACAGCATTCGGAACGGTCACGACAGAAGCCGCAACCCGCTGA
- a CDS encoding tRNA (N(6)-L-threonylcarbamoyladenosine(37)-C(2))-methylthiotransferase — protein sequence MRYFVESYGCTMNFGEGRQLSDRMTELGHKRVDTAQEADIVILNTCTVVDTTEKKMIKRMSELRKAGKQVIVTGCMAKVQPGRILIRLPDSIILPPNEYEDFSKLVLDRYGCGDSIPDMENSCFGIIPIAQGCLGNCTYCITKFARGNLLSYPEENIVREFQRLVLDGAKEILVTAQDTACYGRDTGTDLAHLISKMLETKGDYRIRIGMMNPNSLKPIIDDMLDAIEDPRVYKFFHIPVQSGSNDVLSKMKRHYTVEEFLNIVSKLRTRYPEVSISTDMITGFPEETEEDHRKSIDLIKELKADTVNITRFSPRPGTPAISMAQINGRISAERSAEMTDVKNITEYQVNSKLIGRTYRVLVTEEGKEGTVIARTENYRPIAVKGDIPLGIFIDVEVTGCASTYLVGRALNK from the coding sequence ATGAGATATTTTGTGGAATCATACGGTTGCACAATGAACTTTGGTGAGGGCAGGCAACTCTCTGACCGCATGACCGAATTAGGTCATAAGAGAGTGGATACTGCGCAAGAAGCAGACATAGTGATCCTCAACACATGCACCGTTGTCGACACTACGGAAAAAAAGATGATCAAGCGGATGTCAGAACTCCGCAAGGCAGGAAAGCAGGTCATTGTGACGGGCTGCATGGCAAAGGTTCAACCTGGCCGCATACTAATCCGACTGCCTGATTCCATAATACTTCCTCCTAACGAATACGAGGATTTTTCAAAACTTGTATTGGACAGATACGGTTGTGGCGATTCCATCCCCGACATGGAAAACAGCTGCTTCGGGATCATACCGATAGCACAAGGGTGTTTGGGCAACTGCACATACTGCATAACAAAATTCGCCAGAGGTAATCTTTTAAGCTACCCGGAAGAGAACATCGTCCGTGAATTCCAAAGACTTGTATTGGACGGCGCTAAAGAGATACTTGTCACCGCACAAGACACAGCATGCTACGGCAGAGACACCGGAACAGATCTTGCTCATCTCATTTCCAAGATGCTAGAAACAAAGGGTGATTACCGCATCAGGATAGGGATGATGAATCCCAATAGTCTCAAACCAATAATAGATGATATGTTGGATGCTATCGAAGATCCGCGTGTGTATAAGTTCTTTCACATCCCGGTACAAAGCGGCAGTAACGATGTCCTCTCCAAAATGAAAAGACATTACACTGTAGAAGAATTCCTGAACATAGTAAGTAAACTGCGTACAAGGTATCCTGAAGTAAGCATATCTACAGACATGATCACAGGGTTCCCCGAAGAAACAGAAGAAGATCACAGAAAAAGCATAGATCTTATAAAGGAACTCAAAGCAGACACTGTCAATATAACAAGATTCTCTCCGAGGCCTGGAACCCCCGCGATCTCAATGGCACAGATCAATGGGAGGATCAGTGCCGAACGCTCTGCTGAGATGACCGATGTGAAGAACATCACTGAATACCAGGTCAATTCCAAATTGATCGGCAGAACATATAGGGTACTTGTGACCGAAGAAGGGAAGGAAGGAACTGTGATCGCTCGTACAGAAAATTACAGGCCGATTGCCGTAAAAGGCGATATTCCGCTAGGAATTTTCATTGATGTCGAGGTTACAGGATGCGCATCTACGTATTTGGTTGGAAGAGCCTTAAATAAATGA
- a CDS encoding 30S ribosomal protein S12 → MGRGLNTARKMKSDRQKFRWLDRGYKKRVLRLREKSDPLEGSAQARGIVLEKVGIEAKQPNSAIRKCVKVQLIKNGRQITAFAVGDGAINFIDEHDEVLVEGIGGRMGRSYGDIPGVRYKVIKVNNVSLNEMVRGRTDKPIR, encoded by the coding sequence TTGGGTAGAGGTCTAAATACCGCAAGAAAAATGAAGTCTGACCGCCAGAAATTCCGCTGGCTGGACAGGGGTTACAAGAAAAGAGTACTGAGACTTAGGGAGAAATCCGATCCATTAGAGGGATCGGCACAGGCACGTGGAATAGTGTTGGAGAAAGTCGGAATCGAGGCTAAACAGCCCAACTCTGCAATCCGTAAGTGCGTAAAGGTACAGTTGATCAAGAACGGACGTCAGATCACAGCATTCGCTGTCGGTGACGGTGCCATCAATTTCATAGATGAGCACGATGAGGTTCTCGTCGAAGGTATCGGCGGAAGGATGGGACGTTCATATGGTGACATTCCCGGAGTCCGTTACAAAGTTATCAAGGTAAACAATGTCTCTCTGAACGAAATGGTCAGGGGAAGGACAGATAAGCCAATAAGGTGA
- a CDS encoding 3-isopropylmalate dehydratase — translation MKGMVVKVGDDIDTDLIIAGRYLRTKDKSLWAKHAFEDLDPDMSSRLNGSVVVAGKNFGCGSSREQAAIALKEAGVVAVVATSFARIFFRNAINRGIPLFEIPDLIECSDGDEMTVSLEGSYIEVEGIRYESLRLSDRMMEIINSGGLIELRRGNK, via the coding sequence ATGAAAGGAATGGTAGTGAAGGTCGGTGACGATATCGACACTGACCTTATCATAGCCGGAAGGTATCTCAGGACCAAGGACAAATCACTCTGGGCAAAGCATGCGTTCGAGGATCTGGATCCGGATATGTCGTCACGTCTCAATGGTAGTGTCGTCGTCGCAGGAAAGAATTTCGGATGCGGTTCTTCACGTGAGCAGGCGGCAATAGCTCTGAAGGAAGCAGGTGTTGTCGCGGTCGTTGCGACAAGTTTTGCAAGGATTTTTTTCAGAAATGCGATAAACAGAGGCATCCCGTTATTCGAGATCCCGGATCTGATAGAATGCAGTGATGGAGATGAGATGACCGTCTCCCTCGAGGGTTCGTATATCGAGGTAGAAGGCATAAGATACGAGTCTTTGAGACTCTCGGACAGGATGATGGAGATCATAAATTCTGGCGGACTCATCGAGTTGAGGAGAGGAAACAAATGA
- a CDS encoding 30S ribosomal protein S7, whose product MSDEIVTQKALIFGKYDTSEVIVNDGGLAKYIDLTPTNVPHSGGKHANRWFGKSKLSIVERLINNIMRTEKYTGKKMKAYKTVSQAFDIIAAKTKKNPVQVLVEALENAAPREEVTRLQFGGISVPKAVDISPQRRLDIALRNLSTGVVAASSKNKKAIYDCLADEILLAAKGDMTSYSVAKKEEIERVAQSAR is encoded by the coding sequence ATGTCAGATGAGATCGTTACGCAGAAAGCGCTCATATTCGGAAAATATGATACGTCCGAGGTTATCGTCAATGATGGCGGATTGGCAAAATACATAGACCTCACACCCACGAATGTGCCTCACTCGGGCGGTAAGCATGCAAACAGGTGGTTCGGAAAGTCCAAGCTCAGCATCGTTGAGAGGCTGATCAACAATATAATGAGGACCGAGAAGTACACCGGAAAGAAGATGAAGGCCTATAAGACAGTCAGTCAGGCCTTTGATATCATTGCAGCTAAGACCAAGAAGAACCCAGTACAGGTACTTGTCGAAGCTCTTGAGAACGCAGCACCACGTGAAGAGGTCACAAGACTTCAGTTCGGTGGAATCTCCGTTCCCAAAGCAGTAGATATCTCTCCTCAGAGAAGGTTAGATATCGCCCTCCGCAACCTCTCCACGGGAGTAGTTGCCGCATCTTCGAAGAATAAGAAGGCTATTTACGATTGTCTCGCAGACGAGATCCTTCTTGCCGCCAAAGGGGATATGACATCATATTCGGTTGCTAAGAAAGAAGAGATCGAGCGTGTTGCGCAGTCGGCCAGATGA